A stretch of the Vigna radiata var. radiata cultivar VC1973A chromosome 7, Vradiata_ver6, whole genome shotgun sequence genome encodes the following:
- the LOC106766283 gene encoding probable purine permease 11 isoform X1 codes for MEMVKDQQLQNTDDGKLYDSNRNTNVTQKLQHPRFEKCKWWLRVSLYIIFLLAGQSAANLLGKLYYDNGGNSKWMATFVQSAGFPLLFPLLFYFSTRKQHKLSNKLNNDSHKTKPKLSILVFLYLAFGLILTGENLMYSYGLRYLPLSTYSLLCATQLGFNAIFSFFLNSQKFTAFIFNSIVLLTISASLLAIHADSEDQMGLSREKHIIGFFCTIGASATFSLYLSLVQLSFEKVIKRETFTVVLDMQIYPSFIATCACVVGLFASGEWKSLDEESKNYEKGMVSYVMTLLWTAVTWQISSIGILGLIFEVSSLFSNVIGTFSYAIVPIFAVIFFHDKVNGVKFIALLLAVWGFLSYVYQHYIDHKKAKTDKSALGFHWLR; via the exons ATGGAGATGGTTAAAGACCAGCAGCTACAAAATACAG ATGATGGAAAATTGTACGACTCTAACAGAAACACAAATGTCACACAGAAACTTCAACATCCAAGATTCGAAAAATGCAAATGGTGGTTGCGTGTGTCCCTCTACATAATCTTTCTTCTGGCAGGCCAATCTGCAGCTAATCTTCTGGGAAAGTTATACTATGACAATGGTGGTAACAGCAAATGGATGGCAACTTTTGTTCAATCAGCAGGATTCCCTCTACTTTTTCCACTCCTTTTTTACTTCTCTACAAGAAAGCAGCACAAATTAAGTAACAAGCTCAACAATGATTCCcataaaacaaaaccaaaactttCTATCCTTGTTTTCCTCTACCTAGCTTTTGGCTTAATCCTGACAGGGGAAAACTTGATGTATTCCTATGGACTTCGATATCTCCCTCTTTCCACCTATTCTCTGCTGTGTGCAACCCAATTAGGCTTCAATGCaatcttctctttcttcctcaaTTCGCAGAAGTTCACAGCATTCATATTCAATTCTATAGTCCTACTTACCATATCAGCTTCCCTGCTTGCAATCCATGCTGATTCTGAGGATCAAATGGGACTTTCGAGAGAAAAACATATAATTGGGTTCTTCTGCACTATTGGTGCATCAGCTACATTTTCTTTATATCTCTCTCTTGTGCAGCTTTCTTTTGAGAAGGTTATCAAGAGAGAAACCTTTACTGTTGTGTTAGACATGCAAATTTACCCATCCTTCATTGCTACCTGTGCTTGTGTTGTGGGCTTGTTTGCAAGTGGAGAGTGGAAAAGTTTGGATGAGGAAAGTAAGAACTATGAGAAGGGAATGGTGTCATATGTAATGACTCTACTTTGGACCGCTGTGACATGGCAAATATCATCTATTGGTATACTGGGGTTGATTTTTGAGGTATCTTCGTTGTTTTCAAATGTGATAGGTACCTTCTCATATGCCATTGTTCCCATCTTTGCAGTGATCTTCTTCCATGACAAGGTGAATGGGGTGAAGTTTATAGCCTTGTTGTTAGCAGTGTGGGGCTTTCTATCTTATGTGTATCAACATTATATAGATCACAAAAAAGCCAAGACAGATAAAAGTGCCTTGGGGTTTCACTGGCTGAGGTAG
- the LOC106766283 gene encoding probable purine permease 11 isoform X2 produces the protein MEMVKDQQLQNTDDGKLYDSNRNTNVTQKLQHPRFEKCKWWLRVSLYIIFLLAGQSAANLLGKLYYDNGGNSKWMATFVQSAGFPLLFPLLFYFSTRKQHKLSNKLNNDSHKTKPKLSILVFLYLAFGLILTGENLMYSYGLRYLPLSTYSLLCATQLGFNAIFSFFLNSQKFTAFIFNSIVLLTISASLLAIHADSEDQMGLSREKHIIGFFCTIGASATFSLYLSLVQLSFEKVIKRETFTVVLDMQIYPSFIATCACVVGLFASGEWKSLDEESKNYEKGMVSYVMTLLWTAVTWQISSIGILGLIFEVSSLFSNVIGTFSYAIVPIFAVIFFHDKVNGVKFIALLLAVWGFLSYVYQHYIDHKKAKTDKSALGFHWLR, from the coding sequence ATGATGGAAAATTGTACGACTCTAACAGAAACACAAATGTCACACAGAAACTTCAACATCCAAGATTCGAAAAATGCAAATGGTGGTTGCGTGTGTCCCTCTACATAATCTTTCTTCTGGCAGGCCAATCTGCAGCTAATCTTCTGGGAAAGTTATACTATGACAATGGTGGTAACAGCAAATGGATGGCAACTTTTGTTCAATCAGCAGGATTCCCTCTACTTTTTCCACTCCTTTTTTACTTCTCTACAAGAAAGCAGCACAAATTAAGTAACAAGCTCAACAATGATTCCcataaaacaaaaccaaaactttCTATCCTTGTTTTCCTCTACCTAGCTTTTGGCTTAATCCTGACAGGGGAAAACTTGATGTATTCCTATGGACTTCGATATCTCCCTCTTTCCACCTATTCTCTGCTGTGTGCAACCCAATTAGGCTTCAATGCaatcttctctttcttcctcaaTTCGCAGAAGTTCACAGCATTCATATTCAATTCTATAGTCCTACTTACCATATCAGCTTCCCTGCTTGCAATCCATGCTGATTCTGAGGATCAAATGGGACTTTCGAGAGAAAAACATATAATTGGGTTCTTCTGCACTATTGGTGCATCAGCTACATTTTCTTTATATCTCTCTCTTGTGCAGCTTTCTTTTGAGAAGGTTATCAAGAGAGAAACCTTTACTGTTGTGTTAGACATGCAAATTTACCCATCCTTCATTGCTACCTGTGCTTGTGTTGTGGGCTTGTTTGCAAGTGGAGAGTGGAAAAGTTTGGATGAGGAAAGTAAGAACTATGAGAAGGGAATGGTGTCATATGTAATGACTCTACTTTGGACCGCTGTGACATGGCAAATATCATCTATTGGTATACTGGGGTTGATTTTTGAGGTATCTTCGTTGTTTTCAAATGTGATAGGTACCTTCTCATATGCCATTGTTCCCATCTTTGCAGTGATCTTCTTCCATGACAAGGTGAATGGGGTGAAGTTTATAGCCTTGTTGTTAGCAGTGTGGGGCTTTCTATCTTATGTGTATCAACATTATATAGATCACAAAAAAGCCAAGACAGATAAAAGTGCCTTGGGGTTTCACTGGCTGAGGTAG